In Hevea brasiliensis isolate MT/VB/25A 57/8 chromosome 13, ASM3005281v1, whole genome shotgun sequence, a single genomic region encodes these proteins:
- the LOC110632972 gene encoding uncharacterized protein LOC110632972 yields the protein MSSISRKKTMRISIAIADAASWFFAIVLLGLILLASIRERSSTAEPVKGNQLLDRPCDEIYVVGEGETLHTISDKCGDPFIVEQNPHIHDPDDVFPGLVIKITPSKPRKLLR from the coding sequence ATGAGTTCGATCTCCAGAAAGAAAACCAtgagaatctcaatagccatagCCGACGCAGCGTCGTGGTTCTTTGCCATAGTCCTGTTAGGCCTAATATTATTGGCGTCTATAAGGGAGCGTTCTTCCACGGCTGAACCTGTCAAAGGGAACCAGCTTCTTGACCGACCTTGCGATGAAATATACGTCGTTGGAGAAGGGGAGACCCTGCACACCATAAGCGACAAGTGCGGCGACCCCTTTATCGTTGAGCAGAACCCGCATATCCATGACCCGGATGATGTTTTCCCCGGACTTGTCATCAAGATCACTCCTTCTAAGCCGAGGAAGTTGTTGAGGTAG